In the Gossypium arboreum isolate Shixiya-1 chromosome 10, ASM2569848v2, whole genome shotgun sequence genome, one interval contains:
- the LOC108488911 gene encoding cytochrome P450 84A1-like gives MSLKLQTMEPLPMAFLFVIPFLLLLRIISRFRKKPFPPGPKGLPIIGNMMMMEQLTHRGLAKLAQKYGGIFHLRMGYLHMVAISNPEMARQVLQVQDNIFSNRPATIAISYLTYNRADMAFAHYGPFWRQMRKLCVMKLFSRKRAESWESVRDEVEKLVRAVSANTGKAVNVGELIFNLTKNITYRAAFGSSSQEGQDEFIKILQEFSKLFGAFNIADCIPWLGWVDPQGLNSRLEKARHALDKFIDTIIDDHIQKRKTKVNGGAGEYYDPDMVDELLAFYSEEPQVNESEDLNSIRVTRDNIKAIIMDVMFGGTETVASAIEWALTELMRSPEDMKRVQRELAEVVGLDRRVEESDLDKLPFLKCCLKETLRLHPPIPLLLHETAEEAIVAGYRIPGKSRVMINAWAIGRDKKSWEDAESFKPRRFMKEDMPDFKGSNFEFIPFGSGRRSCPGMQLGLYTLDLAVAHLLHCFTWELPDGMKRSELDMSDVFGLTAPRATRLYAVPKNRLVCSLF, from the coding sequence ATGTCCCTAAAACTACAAACCATGGAACCATTGCCAATGGCATTTCTTTTCGTCATCCCTTTCCTACTCCTTCTGCGTATCATTTCTCGGTTTCGAAAAAAACCATTTCCTCCAGGACCCAAAGGGTTGCCGATCATCGGCAACATGATGATGATGGAGCAGTTAACTCATCGTGGACTCGCCAAACTCGCTCAAAAATATGGTGGCATATTTCACCTCAGGATGGGGTATTTGCATATGGTGGCTATTTCCAATCCCGAAATGGCTCGCCAAGTGCTTCAGGTTCAAGACAATATATTCTCCAACAGGCCAGCCACCATTGCCATCAGCTATTTAACTTACAACAGGGCTGACATGGCCTTTGCCCATTACGGACCCTTCTGGAGACAGATGAGGAAGCTTTGTGTAATGAAGCTTTTTAGTAGGAAAAGAGCTGAATCATGGGAGTCTGTAAGGGATGAAGTGGAGAAGCTTGTCAGAGCTGTGTCGGCTAATACGGGGAAGGCTGTGAATGTGGGTGAGTTGATCTTTAACCTTACGAAGAATATTACTTACAGGGCAGCTTTTGGGTCCAGTTCCCAAGAAGGGCAAGACGAATTTATCAAGATCTTGCAGGAGTTTTCCAAGCTTTTTGGTGCTTTTAATATTGCTGATTGCATCCCTTGGCTCGGTTGGGTTGATCCTCAGGGACTCAACTCTAGGCTTGAGAAGGCTCGTCATGCGTTAGACAAGTTCATTGATACCATTATCGATGATCATATCCAGAAGAGGAAGACAAAGGTTAACGGCGGCGCCGGTGAATATTATGACCCTGACATGGTTGATGAATTGCTTGCGTTTTACAGTGAAGAACCTCAAGTAAACGAATCGGAGGATCTTAATTCAATCAGAGTCACCAGGGATAACATTAAAGCAATTATTATGGATGTGATGTTCGGTGGGACGGAGACGGTGGCATCGGCGATTGAGTGGGCATTGACGGAGTTGATGAGAAGTCCCGAGGATATGAAGAGAGTCCAACGGGAACTGGCGGAGGTGGTGGGCCTCGACCGCCGTGTGGAAGAATCCGATCTTGATAAACTACCTTTCCTAAAGTGCTGCCTCAAGGAAACGCTGAGGCTTCACCCGCCGATTCCGCTCTTGCTCCACGAGACGGCAGAGGAGGCAATAGTGGCGGGGTATCGAATTCCGGGGAAGTCGCGCGTGATGATCAACGCCTGGGCCATTGGGAGGGATAAGAAATCATGGGAAGATGCTGAGAGTTTTAAGCCAAGGAGGTTCATGAAGGAAGATATGCCGGACTTCAAAGGAAGCAACTTCGAGTTCATTCCGTTCGGGTCGGGTCGGAGGTCGTGCCCGGGCATGCAACTAGGGTTATATACGCTTGATTTGGCAGTGGCTCACTTGCTGCACTGTTTTACGTGGGAGTTGCCTGATGGGATGAAGCGGAGTGAGTTGGACATGAGTGATGTGTTTGGACTCACTGCACCTCGGGCAACTCGACTCTATGCAGTGCCAAAGAACCGCCTCGTTTGTTCACTCTTTTAA